A stretch of the Buchananella sp. 14KM1171 genome encodes the following:
- a CDS encoding lipoyl synthase has product MALAPEGRKLLRVEARNAETPIEKKPAWIRTRAVTGPGYANTRDLARGAKLHTVCEEAGCPNIYECWEDREATFLIGGNECTRRCDFCQIATGKPQGYDTDEPRRVAESVAEMGLRYATVTGVARDDVPDGAAWLYAETARQIHALSPGTGVELLVPDFRGKPESLAEVFSSRPEVFGHNLETVPRIFKRIRPAFSYQRSLDVLTAASEAGLVTKSNLILGMGETKEEVLEAMAALHAAKCDLLTITQYLRPSALHHPIDRWVKPQEFIELRDLALEMGFAGVMAGPLVRSSYRAGHLWGQAMKNKGWEVPAHLEHLTAPVTMRQEAAALVDAGLGSTEAPALPR; this is encoded by the coding sequence ATGGCACTGGCTCCAGAGGGCCGCAAACTGCTTCGGGTTGAGGCCCGCAACGCCGAGACCCCGATCGAGAAGAAACCCGCCTGGATCCGCACCCGGGCGGTCACCGGCCCTGGCTACGCCAACACCCGCGACCTGGCGCGCGGCGCCAAGCTCCACACCGTGTGTGAGGAGGCCGGCTGCCCCAACATCTACGAGTGCTGGGAGGACCGCGAGGCCACCTTCCTGATCGGCGGCAACGAGTGCACCCGGCGCTGCGACTTCTGCCAGATCGCCACCGGCAAGCCGCAGGGCTACGACACCGACGAGCCGCGCCGCGTGGCCGAGTCCGTGGCGGAGATGGGGCTGCGGTACGCCACCGTCACCGGCGTGGCGCGCGACGACGTGCCCGACGGGGCCGCGTGGCTGTATGCGGAGACGGCCCGCCAGATTCACGCTCTGTCCCCCGGCACCGGCGTCGAGCTGCTGGTGCCCGACTTCCGGGGTAAGCCGGAATCCCTGGCTGAGGTCTTCAGCTCCCGCCCCGAGGTGTTCGGGCACAACCTGGAGACCGTGCCGCGCATCTTCAAGCGGATCCGCCCCGCTTTCTCCTACCAGCGCTCCCTGGACGTGCTCACCGCCGCCAGCGAGGCCGGTCTGGTCACCAAGTCCAACCTGATCCTGGGCATGGGCGAGACCAAGGAGGAGGTGCTGGAGGCGATGGCCGCCCTGCACGCCGCCAAGTGCGACCTGCTCACGATCACGCAGTACCTGCGGCCCTCCGCGCTGCACCACCCGATCGACCGGTGGGTCAAGCCGCAGGAGTTCATCGAGTTGCGCGACCTGGCCCTGGAGATGGGCTTTGCCGGCGTCATGGCCGGGCCGCTGGTGCGCTCCTCCTACCGCGCCGGCCACCTGTGGGGTCAGGCCATGAAGAACAAGGGCTGGGAGGTGCCCGCCCACCTGGAGCACCTCACCGCCCCGGTCACGATGCGCCAGGAGGCGGCCGCTTTGGTGGACGCCGGCCTGGGCAGCACCGAAGCTCCCGCTCTGCCCCGTTAG